One Stenotrophomonas oahuensis genomic region harbors:
- a CDS encoding N(4)-(beta-N-acetylglucosaminyl)-L-asparaginase — MTDRRTFLQAGALAAGVAAFPRVQAKANGRARVVSTWDFGVGANQAAWKVLGNGGSALDAVEAGARWAESELCNPTVGRCGNPDRDGVLSLDASIMNGDGSCGSVAALVDIAHPVSVARKVMEQTPHVMLVGEGAQQFAMQQGFKRGKLLTPEAEKAWREWLKTAQYTPEINAERRSRPGDSSNHDTLGMLAVDAQGQLAGACTTSGMAWKLHGRVGDSPIIGAGLYVDNEVGAATASGVGEEMIRNAASFLMVELMRQGRTPAQACREAIARVVRKRPEASKTLQVCFLALGRNGEVGAYALHRGFVYAVCDAERQDDLRDAASVYTTEQT; from the coding sequence GTGACTGATCGCAGAACATTTCTTCAGGCCGGTGCGTTGGCCGCTGGCGTGGCCGCGTTTCCGCGCGTGCAGGCCAAGGCCAATGGCAGGGCCCGCGTCGTATCGACCTGGGATTTCGGCGTTGGGGCCAACCAGGCGGCGTGGAAGGTGCTGGGCAACGGCGGCAGCGCGCTGGACGCAGTGGAAGCCGGTGCGCGCTGGGCCGAGAGCGAGCTGTGCAATCCCACCGTGGGGCGTTGCGGCAATCCGGACCGCGACGGCGTGCTGAGTCTGGACGCCAGCATCATGAACGGCGACGGCAGCTGCGGTTCGGTGGCGGCGCTGGTGGACATCGCGCACCCGGTATCGGTTGCCCGCAAGGTGATGGAGCAGACCCCGCATGTGATGCTGGTGGGCGAGGGTGCACAGCAGTTCGCCATGCAGCAGGGCTTCAAACGCGGGAAGCTGCTCACGCCGGAAGCGGAAAAGGCCTGGCGCGAGTGGTTGAAGACCGCGCAGTACACGCCGGAAATCAATGCCGAGCGCCGCAGTCGACCGGGTGACAGCAGCAATCACGACACGTTGGGCATGCTGGCTGTGGACGCGCAGGGTCAACTGGCCGGTGCGTGCACCACCAGTGGCATGGCGTGGAAGCTGCACGGCCGCGTAGGCGACAGCCCGATCATTGGCGCGGGGTTGTACGTGGACAACGAAGTAGGCGCAGCCACCGCCTCGGGCGTTGGCGAAGAGATGATCCGCAACGCAGCCTCGTTCCTGATGGTGGAGCTGATGCGCCAGGGCCGCACCCCGGCGCAGGCCTGTCGCGAGGCGATTGCACGCGTAGTGCGTAAACGACCGGAAGCCAGCAAGACGCTGCAGGTGTGCTTCCTGGCACTGGGCAGGAATGGTGAAGTGGGGGCGTACGCCCTGCACCGGGGATTCGTGTACGCGGTGTGCGATGCCGAGCGCCAGGACGACCTTCGTGATGCGGCCTCGGTCTACACCACGGAGCAGACCTGA
- a CDS encoding calcineurin-like phosphoesterase family protein, giving the protein MTCKTAWLACLLLISAPAWAASEATVTGKVYQERDGKPGRGPTDPALAGVQMSNGEVIVRTAADGSYSLPVRDGQTVFVIKPDEFRFPARADGMPGFWRHFAPQGSPKLKYDGIAATGSNTRNWDFALEPLKDADGARDGFDMLVFTDSQTATRQEVGYYQRAIVEPIIGKHKARLGTTLGDIVNDDLSLYPELNKATAQLQVPWFHVPGNHDLDFDAPTDQHSLDSWRAVYGPDTYAVEEGGASFVFLDDVVYDPNGKPKYIGGLRPDQFTFLANYLKALPRDRLLVLGMHIPLFDAAPGRETFRHADRAKLFALLKDFPHVLVLSGHSHTQQHYYHGAAEGWQGAKPLHEYNVGAACGAFWSGVKDSNGIPDATMSDGTPNGYAVLSVKPAGEYALRYYVARAPDDYQISLHAPKVLRKGAYPAWGVYANVFMGQDDTAVEYRVDGGAWQPMKRVEQPDPRLLVENVADDTAEKLRGFDRSPEATASPHLWRGALPTDLAAGEHKVEVRAAQADGSTATASTTYRLQVAKP; this is encoded by the coding sequence ATGACCTGCAAGACCGCCTGGCTGGCCTGTTTGCTGCTGATTTCCGCACCGGCCTGGGCCGCCAGCGAGGCCACCGTCACCGGCAAGGTCTACCAGGAGCGCGACGGCAAACCGGGCCGCGGCCCGACCGACCCGGCGCTGGCCGGCGTACAGATGTCCAACGGCGAAGTGATCGTGCGTACGGCGGCGGATGGCAGCTACAGCCTGCCGGTGCGTGATGGCCAGACGGTGTTCGTGATCAAGCCGGACGAGTTCCGCTTCCCGGCCCGCGCTGACGGCATGCCGGGCTTCTGGCGGCACTTCGCACCGCAGGGCTCGCCGAAGCTGAAGTACGACGGCATCGCGGCCACCGGCAGCAACACCCGCAACTGGGACTTCGCGCTGGAGCCGTTGAAGGACGCTGACGGCGCGCGCGACGGTTTCGACATGCTGGTGTTCACCGATTCGCAGACCGCCACCCGCCAGGAAGTGGGGTATTACCAGCGCGCCATCGTCGAACCGATCATCGGCAAGCACAAGGCGCGGCTGGGCACCACGCTGGGCGATATCGTCAACGACGACCTGAGCCTGTACCCGGAACTCAACAAAGCCACCGCGCAGTTGCAGGTGCCGTGGTTCCATGTGCCGGGCAACCACGACCTGGACTTCGATGCCCCCACCGACCAGCATTCGCTGGACAGCTGGCGCGCCGTGTACGGTCCCGACACCTATGCGGTGGAAGAGGGCGGGGCCAGCTTCGTGTTCCTGGACGACGTGGTGTACGACCCGAATGGCAAGCCGAAGTACATCGGCGGGCTGCGCCCGGATCAGTTCACCTTCCTGGCCAATTATCTGAAAGCCCTGCCGCGCGATCGCCTGCTGGTGCTGGGCATGCACATTCCGCTGTTCGACGCTGCGCCGGGCCGGGAGACCTTCCGTCACGCCGACCGCGCCAAGCTGTTCGCGCTGTTGAAGGACTTCCCGCATGTGCTGGTGCTCAGCGGGCACAGCCACACCCAGCAGCACTACTACCATGGTGCGGCCGAGGGCTGGCAGGGTGCCAAGCCGCTGCACGAGTACAACGTCGGCGCGGCCTGCGGGGCGTTCTGGTCGGGCGTGAAGGACAGCAACGGCATTCCCGACGCCACCATGAGCGACGGCACCCCGAACGGCTATGCGGTGCTGAGCGTGAAGCCGGCCGGCGAGTACGCGCTGCGCTACTACGTGGCGCGCGCGCCGGATGACTACCAGATTTCCCTGCATGCGCCGAAGGTGCTGCGCAAGGGCGCGTACCCGGCCTGGGGCGTGTATGCCAACGTGTTCATGGGCCAGGACGACACCGCCGTGGAGTACCGTGTGGACGGTGGCGCGTGGCAGCCGATGAAGCGCGTGGAGCAGCCGGACCCGCGTCTGCTGGTGGAAAACGTGGCCGACGACACCGCCGAGAAGCTGCGCGGCTTCGACCGCTCGCCCGAAGCCACCGCCTCGCCGCACCTGTGGCGCGGCGCGCTGCCGACCGACCTGGCCGCCGGCGAACACAAAGTGGAAGTGCGCGCCGCGCAGGCGGATGGCTCCACCGCGACTGCCAGCACTACGTACCGGCTGCAGGTGGCCAAGCCCTGA
- a CDS encoding copper homeostasis protein CutC, with amino-acid sequence MGYVLEIASNSVASALAAQRGGADRIELFDNLAEGGTTPSFGSIALAREQLQIPLFVLIRPRPGDFHYDALERELMLRDIQQCRALGCDGVVIGAMDAEGNVDVPLCRELVQAAGPMQVTFHRAFDAARDLSAALEDVISLGCQRVLSSGGHASAEAGAGVLAALVNRAAGRISVMAGAGITPGNIAAVAKATGCNELHASAKGTRRSDVRFQNPALVGLSPDWVATDADEVAALRAALA; translated from the coding sequence ATGGGTTACGTGCTGGAAATCGCCTCCAACTCCGTGGCTTCAGCGCTGGCCGCGCAGCGGGGTGGAGCGGATCGCATCGAGCTGTTCGACAACCTGGCCGAGGGCGGCACCACGCCGTCGTTCGGCAGCATCGCGCTGGCGCGCGAGCAGCTGCAGATTCCGTTGTTCGTCTTGATCCGGCCGCGCCCGGGTGATTTCCATTACGACGCGCTGGAGCGCGAGTTGATGTTGCGTGACATCCAGCAGTGCAGGGCGCTGGGCTGCGACGGTGTGGTGATTGGCGCAATGGATGCGGAAGGCAACGTGGACGTTCCGTTGTGCCGTGAACTGGTGCAGGCCGCAGGGCCGATGCAGGTCACCTTCCATCGTGCGTTCGATGCGGCGCGGGATCTGTCGGCTGCGTTGGAGGACGTAATCTCGCTCGGCTGCCAGCGGGTGCTGAGTTCCGGAGGCCACGCCAGCGCGGAGGCCGGTGCGGGTGTGCTGGCAGCGTTGGTGAATCGGGCAGCGGGACGTATCAGCGTCATGGCCGGTGCGGGGATCACGCCCGGCAACATCGCGGCGGTGGCGAAGGCGACCGGTTGCAATGAATTGCACGCCTCGGCCAAGGGTACGCGGCGTTCCGACGTGCGATTCCAGAATCCGGCATTGGTTGGCTTGTCGCCCGACTGGGTCGCCACAGATGCCGATGAAGTCGCCGCCTTGCGCGCGGCATTGGCCTGA
- a CDS encoding glucokinase: MSAATPFPNPALRRSAPAETLIVADVGGTYARVALADVVAGAPPRISALRRYACAEHASLAAILADFRASLPQAPNAAVVAIAGVLKGDDLVNTNLPWSVSMQATRRDAQLSTLELINDFEAVAYAIPFVDAQARVSLTPDAPQANAWPALVLGAGTGLGAALRFEAGSRAVLASEAGHAALGAGNALELQMLQQLLQRWEHVDNERVLSGTGLMNLYPALCALRGVRVQWTSPEALISAALGGEDALAVETLEVFCGWLGSLAGDLAVSFGARSVYLAGGISAHVARFLHDGRFRDRFLAKGVMRPVLEQVPVWRVEHGELGVLGAAVWYDEHRRAAA; the protein is encoded by the coding sequence GTGAGCGCTGCAACCCCGTTTCCCAATCCGGCGCTGCGTCGCTCTGCTCCTGCTGAAACCCTGATTGTGGCCGACGTCGGCGGCACCTATGCACGCGTGGCACTGGCCGACGTGGTCGCCGGCGCACCTCCACGCATCAGCGCGCTGCGCCGCTACGCCTGCGCCGAACACGCCAGCCTGGCCGCGATCCTGGCCGACTTCCGTGCCAGCCTGCCACAGGCTCCGAACGCCGCCGTGGTCGCCATTGCCGGTGTCCTGAAAGGCGACGATCTGGTCAACACCAATCTGCCATGGTCGGTATCGATGCAGGCCACCCGCCGCGACGCGCAGTTGTCCACACTGGAACTGATCAACGATTTCGAAGCGGTGGCCTACGCGATTCCGTTCGTCGATGCGCAAGCGCGTGTGTCGCTCACCCCGGACGCGCCGCAGGCCAACGCGTGGCCGGCGTTGGTGCTGGGCGCAGGCACCGGCCTTGGCGCGGCGCTGCGTTTCGAAGCAGGCTCACGCGCGGTGCTGGCCAGCGAGGCCGGGCACGCCGCGCTCGGTGCTGGCAATGCACTGGAACTGCAGATGCTGCAACAACTGCTGCAGCGATGGGAGCACGTGGACAACGAACGCGTGCTGTCCGGCACCGGTCTCATGAATCTGTACCCGGCACTGTGCGCGCTGCGCGGCGTGCGCGTGCAGTGGACCAGCCCGGAAGCGCTGATCAGCGCGGCGCTGGGTGGCGAAGACGCGCTGGCGGTGGAAACGCTGGAAGTGTTCTGCGGCTGGCTGGGCAGCCTGGCCGGCGATCTCGCGGTGAGCTTCGGCGCGCGCTCGGTGTATCTGGCCGGCGGCATTTCTGCGCACGTGGCCCGCTTCCTGCACGACGGCCGATTCCGCGACCGCTTCCTGGCCAAGGGCGTAATGCGTCCGGTGCTGGAGCAGGTGCCGGTATGGCGGGTGGAGCACGGCGAACTGGGCGTGCTCGGCGCGGCCGTGTGGTACGACGAACATCGCCGCGCAGCGGCCTGA